The following are encoded together in the Lathyrus oleraceus cultivar Zhongwan6 chromosome 3, CAAS_Psat_ZW6_1.0, whole genome shotgun sequence genome:
- the LOC127126777 gene encoding GEM-like protein 5 isoform X1 translates to MNNNNNHKTQSQDENPFASPSSPPSTSENWGTHMMGAPAVPSSHPDNKKAALQTDPQQQQQPQVQYYQHDHHPYIQHTPVEKPANSPMESILHMFDSWSKKAEATANNIWHNLKTGSSVSSAAMGKMNLTVKAISEGGFESLYKQIFTTYPNETLKKTFACYLSTTTGPVAGTLYLSNIHLAFCSDRPLSFTAPSGQETWSYYKVMVPLGKIGTVNPVIMKENQSEKYIQIVTVDGHDFWFMGFVNYDKAMKNLSEGVSHFVVPGLAVPSTN, encoded by the exons atgaacaacaacaacaatcacaaaACCCAATCCCAAGATGAAAACCCATTTGCATCACCGTCATCACCTCCTTCTACATCTGAGAATTGGGGAACTCACATGATGGGAGCACCAGCAGTCCCAAGTAGTCACCCAGACAACAAAAAAGCAGCTTTACAAACCGatccacaacaacaacaacaacctcagGTTCAGTATTACCAACATGATCATCATCCTTATATTCAACACACCCCTGTCGAAAAACCTGCCAACAGTCCCATGGAATCAATTCTCCACATGTTCGATTCTTGGAGCAAAAAAGCAGAAGCCACCGCCAACAACATCTGGCACAACC TAAAAACAGGGTCTTCTGTCTCTTCAGCTGCAATGGGGAAGATGAATCTGACGGTAAAAGCGATATCAGAGGGTGGATTTGAATCACTCTACAAACAAATATTCACTACCTACCCAAATGAAACGCTGAAAAAGACATTTGCTTGTTATCTTTCGACGACAACAGGACCTGTTGCAGGAACACTTTACTTGTCTAATATTCATCTAGCCTTTTGCAGTGATCGTCCATTGAGTTTCACTGCTCCCTCTGGTCAAGAAACTTGGAGCTACTACAAGGTGATGGTGCCTTTGGGGAAGATTGGAACGGTTAATCCTGTGATCATGAAAGAGAATCAATCGGAGAAGTATATCCAGATTGTGACAGTTGATGGGCATGATTTTTGGTTCATGGGTTTTGTTAATTATGACAAAGCAATGAAGAATTTATCAGAAGGTGTCTCGCATTTTGTTGTGCCGGGTTTAGCAGTGCCATCGACCAACTAG
- the LOC127126777 gene encoding GEM-like protein 5 isoform X2, which yields MNNNNNHKTQSQDENPFASPSSPPSTSENWGTHMMGAPAVPSSHPDNKKAALQTDPQQQQQPQVQYYQHDHHPYIQHTPVEKPANSPMESILHMFDSWSKKAEATANNIWHNRSSVSSAAMGKMNLTVKAISEGGFESLYKQIFTTYPNETLKKTFACYLSTTTGPVAGTLYLSNIHLAFCSDRPLSFTAPSGQETWSYYKVMVPLGKIGTVNPVIMKENQSEKYIQIVTVDGHDFWFMGFVNYDKAMKNLSEGVSHFVVPGLAVPSTN from the exons atgaacaacaacaacaatcacaaaACCCAATCCCAAGATGAAAACCCATTTGCATCACCGTCATCACCTCCTTCTACATCTGAGAATTGGGGAACTCACATGATGGGAGCACCAGCAGTCCCAAGTAGTCACCCAGACAACAAAAAAGCAGCTTTACAAACCGatccacaacaacaacaacaacctcagGTTCAGTATTACCAACATGATCATCATCCTTATATTCAACACACCCCTGTCGAAAAACCTGCCAACAGTCCCATGGAATCAATTCTCCACATGTTCGATTCTTGGAGCAAAAAAGCAGAAGCCACCGCCAACAACATCTGGCACAACC GGTCTTCTGTCTCTTCAGCTGCAATGGGGAAGATGAATCTGACGGTAAAAGCGATATCAGAGGGTGGATTTGAATCACTCTACAAACAAATATTCACTACCTACCCAAATGAAACGCTGAAAAAGACATTTGCTTGTTATCTTTCGACGACAACAGGACCTGTTGCAGGAACACTTTACTTGTCTAATATTCATCTAGCCTTTTGCAGTGATCGTCCATTGAGTTTCACTGCTCCCTCTGGTCAAGAAACTTGGAGCTACTACAAGGTGATGGTGCCTTTGGGGAAGATTGGAACGGTTAATCCTGTGATCATGAAAGAGAATCAATCGGAGAAGTATATCCAGATTGTGACAGTTGATGGGCATGATTTTTGGTTCATGGGTTTTGTTAATTATGACAAAGCAATGAAGAATTTATCAGAAGGTGTCTCGCATTTTGTTGTGCCGGGTTTAGCAGTGCCATCGACCAACTAG